In a single window of the Candidatus Scalindua japonica genome:
- a CDS encoding FAD-binding oxidoreductase yields the protein MKLFKKTEKEINKYQKAFDELLMVLGKERVLSAIEDRICYSFDATKQKALPDIVVRPGSTTDVSNTLRIANKYEVPIYARGAGSGLTGGAVPLMGGIVFDLKNMDKIIEIRPDDFTATVEPGVVTKQLQDEVAKFDLFYPPDPSSAAFSTIGGNVAECAGGITGLKYGVTRDYILALEIVLPDGSVIKTGGRKLRGVVGYDLTRLFTGSEGTLGIFTKITVKLIPKPEKIRTLAAYFRDRDDAIDAADQIIDNNILPRTLEFLDYMTINAVRSYSGTDIDEDVKALLLVDIDGTDESISYEMPIIENACKGSGAFKTKISETGKERDAIWADRRSISPALYNIAPHKINEDICVPRSKIKEALQRIDRINDQQTIYIANFGHIGDGNIHVNIMYNNDPGQEELAERIVNRVMKEVVALGGSISGEHGIGNKKSQFMEFEIPPREYDIMKRFKNYFDPKGIMNPGKMFIR from the coding sequence ATGAAACTTTTTAAAAAAACTGAAAAAGAGATCAATAAATATCAGAAAGCGTTTGATGAACTGCTTATGGTTCTGGGTAAAGAAAGGGTGCTTTCGGCTATTGAGGACCGGATTTGTTACTCTTTTGATGCTACAAAGCAGAAGGCACTACCTGATATAGTAGTAAGGCCCGGAAGCACAACTGATGTTTCAAATACACTAAGAATTGCAAATAAATATGAAGTCCCAATATATGCCAGAGGCGCCGGTTCCGGCCTTACCGGTGGGGCAGTGCCACTTATGGGTGGAATTGTTTTTGATCTGAAAAATATGGACAAAATAATTGAAATCCGTCCTGATGATTTTACCGCAACGGTTGAACCAGGTGTAGTTACAAAGCAGTTACAGGATGAAGTTGCGAAGTTCGACCTGTTTTATCCACCAGATCCTTCAAGCGCCGCATTTTCAACTATTGGAGGCAATGTCGCGGAATGTGCAGGGGGGATAACCGGGTTGAAATATGGAGTTACGCGTGATTATATACTTGCTCTGGAGATAGTTCTTCCTGATGGATCTGTAATTAAAACTGGGGGGAGAAAGCTAAGGGGTGTTGTCGGATATGATTTGACGAGGCTTTTCACAGGTTCAGAGGGTACGTTGGGAATCTTTACTAAAATAACGGTAAAACTTATTCCAAAACCGGAGAAGATTCGAACACTTGCTGCTTATTTCCGTGATAGAGATGATGCCATTGATGCTGCTGATCAGATTATAGATAATAATATACTTCCGCGTACGTTGGAATTTCTGGACTATATGACCATAAACGCGGTACGGAGTTATAGTGGAACAGATATTGATGAAGATGTAAAAGCGCTACTGTTAGTAGATATTGATGGTACTGATGAGAGTATCAGCTATGAGATGCCAATTATTGAGAATGCGTGTAAGGGAAGCGGGGCATTTAAAACTAAAATTTCTGAAACAGGAAAGGAGAGAGATGCTATCTGGGCTGACAGACGTTCAATTTCTCCCGCATTATACAACATTGCTCCTCATAAAATAAATGAAGATATATGTGTTCCCAGAAGCAAGATAAAGGAGGCATTGCAGAGGATTGACCGGATTAATGACCAACAGACAATCTATATCGCAAATTTTGGACACATAGGAGACGGTAATATACACGTAAATATAATGTATAATAATGACCCTGGCCAGGAGGAGCTTGCAGAGAGGATTGTAAACAGAGTTATGAAGGAAGTTGTTGCGTTGGGGGGTTCTATCTCAGGTGAACACGGTATAGGAAATAAGAAATCTCAATTCATGGAGTTTGAGATTCCTCCACGGGAATATGATATTATGAAGAGATTTAAAAATTATTTTGATCCTAAAGGGATTATGAATCCCGGTAAGATGTTTATTAGATAA